From Toxorhynchites rutilus septentrionalis strain SRP chromosome 2, ASM2978413v1, whole genome shotgun sequence, a single genomic window includes:
- the LOC129766965 gene encoding uncharacterized protein LOC129766965, protein MKTSERVEISRRHALCLNCLSPGHQARVCNKGSCHHCRQKHHSLLHTNSYPVNSSVAQSRSQTTNQQQLQTPRSNLNQPIHTQTTQTRTNSLPVIHSNISQSPTTTNQSCTCRNTVTLPVSTKTHSKEVLLSTAIVRVVDRFGNTQLARALLDSCSQFCFMTVQFCQKLSFIQKPKYLTVQGIGGSKAVSRKIAVATIASRSDQISTYNSEMKFFVLPELTVSLPTSKINVSHWRFPEDIVLADPTFFEPGRVDIIIGAEHYYDLLEEGRMRLADDSPVLQNSVFGWIVSGSVPVEERIQQSTVAYTCTLADVHNQLTKFWEVETCRSNSIQSVEETVCENLFDQTTTRDKSGRFVVSLPKKEFVIKQLGESRNTAMKRLTGMERRFQSNPGLQSAYREFMRRGHMRQVNEPNDEAPVYYLPHHAVLKPDSTTTKLRVVFDASCKTTTGVSLNDALMVGPVVQDDLLSIVIRFRFHKIAIVADIEKMYRMIQMQCTDQRLQRILWRDSSDAPILTYELSTVTYGTAAAPYLATKCLKRLAQTGRSTYPHAAKVLEKDFYMDDQLTGTENLEEGKQLIREMQELMASGGFILRKWNSNCRTLLEDLPADLVDDRATFELDSSNSPVKTLGLLWEPRSDKFLFTSPKWNSETVFTKRIVLADAARLFDPLGLVGPVVVLAKIFLQEIWKRKCDWDDPLPDDMQSFWMDYRRNLRALSSLSVPRWVQFSKNLEFVEIHGFCDASDKAYGACIYLRCTSSDGSVEVNLITAKSKVAPLEDLKRKKRKQTIPRLELSSALLLSHLYEKVISSTNLQQTATFWTDSTIVLCWLSSLPSRWQMFIANRVSEIQHITKGSHWKHIAGVENPADIISRGMSPIQLQYQRLWFKGPLWLCQEKSLWPSNKPRETIDSSLLEEKSIIALPTIIEQPNEIFSLRSSLFELTRVVALINRFRHNCQPNGNQPKLTGFLTHAEHEHAMIILIRLSQSESLAAEISALRKGHQISASSSIATLNPILIDDVLRVGGRLMNAAISSDRKHPIILSHRHHSLRLQLLVSTVREKYWPTRIRRLANTVLHECVSCFRTRPKVLDQLMADLPSERVSPAPPFLKVGVDYCGPFPVVYPGRRAVPRKSFIAIFVCLVTKAVHLELAGDLTSEAFLAAFKRFIARRGKPAVVMCDNALNFVGARRELDVLRQLFLNQQFQESAVREAAQDGIDFRFIPPRSPNFGGLWEAAVKSFKTHFKRSIGVRVLQHDEMQTVVVQIESVLNSRPLTPISNDPNDYEALTPGHFLVQRPLSAIPEPCLQEIPENRLSMWQRAQSFVQQLWKKWSVQYLSDLHNRTKWTRQRNNISTGTMVLMKEDKLPPLKWSLGRVVNTHQGPDGNIRVVTVRTKDGEYKRAISKICVLPIQDNHDVSTQQN, encoded by the exons AAGAAGTTCTTCTGTCAACCGCCATCGTTCGAGTAGTAGACCGTTTCGGAAATACTCAACTAGCTAGAGCTCTGCTAGATTCGTGCTCACAGTTTTGTTTTATGACCGTACAATTCTGTCAGAAGTTGAGTTTCATACAGAAGCCGAAGTATCTAACGGTTCAAGGTATTGGAGGATCCAAGGCAGTGTCACGAAAAATAGCTGTTGCAACCATAGCGTCACGATCCGATCAGATTTCGACGTACAATTCTGAGATGAAGTTCTTCGTGCTTCCGGAGCTTACTGTTTCACTACCAACCTCGAAGATTAATGTCAGCCATTGGAGGTTTCCTGAAGATATTGTGTTGGCTGATCCTACATTTTTTGAACCCGGTCGTGTGGATATTATCATTGGAGCTGAACACTACTACGATCTTCTCGAGGAGGGTCGTATGAGACTTGCCGACGACAGTCCAGTATTACAAAACTCTGTCTTCGGCTGGATAGTTTCCGGGTCGGTTCCCGTTGAAGAAAGGATTCAGCAGTCAACCGTAGCCTACACGTGTACACTTGCAGATGTACACAATCAATTAACGAAGTTTTGGGAGGTGGAGACCTGTCGTTCCAATAGCATACAATCAGTAGAAGAAACAGTATGTGAAAACCTTTTTGACCAAACAACTACTCGGGATAAATCCGGTAGATTCGTAGTGAGCTTACCGAAAAAGGAATTCGTCATCAAGCAATTAGGAGAGTCACGTAATACAGCGATGAAACGGTTAACTGGAATGGAGAGACGTTTCCAGTCAAACCCTGGATTGCAATCCGCGTACCGAGAATTTATGAGGCGCGGACATATGCGACAAGTTAACGAACCCAACGATGAAGCTCCTGTCTACTACCTCCCTCACCACGCGGTTCTGAAACCCGATAGCACAACGACCAAGCTTCGTGTTGTGTTTGACGCTTCATGCAAAACGACAACTGGGGTTTCATTGAACGACGCACTGATGGTTGGACCGGTCGTACAAGACGATCTATTGTCTATTGTAATTCGTTTCCGTTTCCATAAAATAGCAATAGTTGCGGACATAGAAAAAATGTATCGTATGATACAGATGCAATGCACTGATCAACGTCTGCAACGCATACTTTGGAGAGATTCCTCCGACGCACCTATTCTTACATATGAATTATCCACCGTCACGTATGGCACTGCGGCAGCTCCCTATTTAGCCACCAAGTGTCTGAAACGATTAGCACAAACCGGAAGATCTACATATCCCCATGCAGCGAAAGTTTTAGAGAaagatttttacatggatgatcAGTTGACAGGAACCGAAAACCTTGAAGAAGGAAAACAGTTGATTCGCGAAATGCAAGAACTGATGGCGTCTGGTGGATTCATTCTACGAAAGTGGAACTCGAATTGTCGAACGTTACTTGAGGATCTACCCGCAGACTTGGTAGATGACCGTGCCACGTTTGAGCTGGATTCTTCCAACTCTCCCGTTAAAACCTTAGGTCTATTATGGGAACCTAGGTCAGATAAATTCCTGTTCACATCTCCCAAATGGAACAGCGAAACCGTCTTTACCAAACGTATAGTTCTCGCTGACGCTGCGCGCCTGTTTGACCCGTTAGGACTAGTGGGTCCTGTGGTAGTCTTAGCGAAAATATTTCTACAAGAGATCTGGAAACGGAAATGTGATTGGGATGATCCGCTTCCAGACGATATGCAATCGTTCTGGATGGATTATCGACGAAACCTGCGAGCACTCTCATCATTATCAGTACCCCGATGGgtgcaattttcgaaaaacttggAGTTCGTCGAGATACACGGATTCTGCGATGCATCCGATAAGGCTTATGGAGCCTGTATTTACCTTCGTTGCACGTCTAGTGATGGTTCCGTGGAAGTAAATCTTATTACCGCAAAGTCCAAGGTCGCTCCCTTGGAAGACCTCAAACGAAAGAAAAGGAAGCAGACCATTCCCCGTTTAGAGTTATCCTCAGCACTTCTCCTGAGTCACCTATACGAAAAAGTCATCTCCAGCACAAACCTACAGCAAACCGCAACGTTTTGGACAGATTCGACCATCGTATTATGTTGGTTGTCTTCTTTACCATCACGATGGCAAATGTTCATAGCAAATCGTGTGTCCGAGATCCAGCACATCACGAAAGGTAGTCACTGGAAACACATTGCAGGTGTAGAGAACCCAGCAGACATAATTTCCCGAGGAATGTCTCCCATCCAACTTCAGTATCAGCGTTTGTGGTTCAAGGGGCCTCTCTGGCTGTGCCAGGAGAAGAGTTTATGGCCATCCAACAAACCAAGAGAAACAATTGATTCCTCACTTCTGGAAGAGAAATCAATCATAGCGTTACCCACGATAATCGAGCAGCCTAACGAAATATTCTCGTTGCGTTCATCGTTATTTGAACTGACCCGTGTAGTTGCATTAATAAATCGATTCAGACATAATTGTCAGCCTAACGGAAACCAACCCAAACTCACAGGATTCCTCACACACGCTGAGCACGAACATGCTATGATTATACTGATTCGGCTCTCCCAGAGCGAGTCATTGGCAGCTGAGATTTCCGCTTTGCGAAAGGGTCATCAAATATCAGCCAGTTCATCGATTGCTACGTTGAACCCAATACTTATCGATGATGTTCTTCGTGTTGGCGGCCGGTTAATGAACGCGGCGATTTCCTCAGATAGAAAACATCCCATTATTCTCAGTCATCGACATCACTCACTAA GGCTGCAGCTATTGGTTTCCACCGTACGTGAAAAATACTGGCCTACCCGTATTAGACGACTAGCAAACACAGTACTTCACGAGTGCGTATCCTGTTTCCGCACCAGACCGAAGGTTCTGGATCAATTAATGGCGGATCTACCATCTGAACGTGTGTCTCCGGCTCCTCCATTCTTGAAGGTTGGGGTCGACTATTGTGGACCGTTCCCTGTTGTTTATCCTGGACGTCGCGCTGTTCCAAGGAAATCCTTCATCGCTATTTTTGTTTGCCTGGTGACGAAGGCGGTGCATTTGGAGCTCGCAGGAGATTTGACCAGTGAAGCCTTCCTTGCAGCCTTCAAGCGATTTATAGCCCGTAGAGGAAAACCTGCTGTAGTAATGTGTGATAACGCCCTCAATTTCGTGGGGGCCAGACGAGAGTTGGACGTACTACGTCAGCTTTTTTTGAATCAACAGTTCCAGGAATCAGCGGTTCGTGAAGCAGCTCAAGATGGCATAGACTTCCGGTTTATTCCTCCTCGATCACCTAACTTCGGAGGACTTTGGGAAGCAGCGGTGAAGTCTTTCAAAACGCATTTCAAAAGATCCATCGGTGTTCGAGTTTTACAGCATGATGAAATGCAGACAGTTGTGGTTCAGATAGAATCCGTGCTAAATTCCCGTCCGTTGACTCCAATTAGTAATGATCCCAACGATTATGAAGCGCTAACCCCGGGACATTTCCTTGTCCAGAGACCTCTGTCAGCTATACCGGAACCGTGTCTCCAAGAAATACCAGAGAACAGACTCTCTATGTGGCAACGGGCGCAATCATTTGTGCAGCAATTGTGGAAAAAATGGTCGGTGCAATACCTTTCTGATCTCCACAATCGCACCAAATGGACCCGTCAACGCAACAATATATCGACGGGTACCATGGTCCTGATGAAAGAGGACAAACTTCCACCATTAAAGTGGAGCCTTGGACGCGTGGTGAATACTCACCAAGGACCCGATGGCAACATTCGGGTTGTTACAGTACGAACAAAAGATGGCGAATATAAGAGAGCGATATCGAAgatatgtgttcttccgatcCAGGATAACCATGATGTATCGACGCAGCAAAATTAA